In Cottoperca gobio chromosome 19, fCotGob3.1, whole genome shotgun sequence, the genomic window CTCTGACGCTCCGGTGCAGTATTCAGGCAGGTCACAGTCACTGGCTAACTTTCTGCATTCACTTCCAGCCAGTTTGAACTGTGGGTTAAAGTACACGTTAAAGTACACAGTAATAATTTAGTAAGAATCAAGAGCTAGCTTCAGTAGAATTTAGTTAAAGAGTGCATATAATTAGCATGCACATTTTCTTTGGAAACCATCATTTGAGGAAGGATGTGGTGAGTTAAAGTACATGGGAACAGCAGGATGTCACCCTCTGTTTCCTGTTATTATTGAACTGCTGCTGTTTTAACGTGGTTTGAAGAGTAACCTTCTCCTATTTTCGCTATTTTAATGCCCCACCATTATTAGCCAGAAGCAGGGTGTGTCAGTATGACTGGCCTTTCTGTACGGTGGAGCTGATCTGGCTTTCTTAACCCAGTGTAGAGGTATCCTTTAGCCGTGCTGCTGGTGATGTTGTAACTTTGTTCCagactaaaatatatatatgtgtatacagttattggatggattgctatgaaatttgGAACAGTCATTCATGTTCCCAGATGTTGAATCCTACAGATTTGTTGATCCTGTGACTCTCCGTTTGAGCAAACAGCAAGTCAAAGTTTCCACCTATCAagtgtgaaatatctcaactctagacattcatgatccccagaggatgaatcctaaggactttggtgatccctgacttttcctgtagcaccaccatgaggttacCATGTGTGGTTCTGTATGAAATATCTCAAAcaatattggatggattgccatacaGTTTGCTATATTCATGTCCCTTCtctggatgaattgtaataatttaCTGTAATCCCCAGACTTCTTCaaacttttaatttgtccaaGATTTTAATTTATGACTTTATGActtcacatacagacagacTTTTGTCTTTAATCctaattagcaaatattagattaaatatatattataacacactaaactaaaatggtgaacatggacaacatttaaactttataCCTGCTTAAAAATCCGCATGCTAACTTGTCATtgagagcatgttagcatgctgacattagcatttagctcaaagagCTGCTAGCGTGGCTGCAGATTCGTAGTCTTGTTAAATCCTAGGTTTGGAAACCTCGGGTGGAAATTCACATTGCAACCGTGTTTTTACTTTGGATTTTTTAGCTGACAAAGTATAAGAACCCcacttaaaaaatacattaatattagtTAATGTACCTGGCAGTTGTTACAGCATTGTCCGTGAGCACACTGGGATCCTTCAGTAAGGCGACATGTTGAAGCATCACAACAAAGGTTCTTGCATTCCTACAGAAAGAAACATAATCATTTTCacttattatgtgtgtgtatccaacTGGAATTGCTCTGATGAAAGTTAAAACAGATTAGATTTAAAtctcacacacaagcagcatCTCTGCCAAGAAGTGTGTCTCTCTAAAAGGATGTGAGCACACAGGAAAACTATTTAATTTTTGAGGCCAAACTCCAGCTTGTGATGCCCTGAATCACCACTGCCTTCCCTTTTATTAGCTGTAACCTCGCACACAGGAAACCACACCAGTCAGATTAAACAGAAAACCCAAATGGTATCTTCCTTCACCAAAGGATATATTAAACTTTCCAAGGTCCCAAAAATGACTGTTACAACCAGTGCCATTAACCGCTACTGAAAGTTTTACCTCCACAGTGCCACAGTCACACTCCTCTCCAGGGTCCACCAGGTTGTTCCCGCAGCTAGGGCCCGCAGCGACGGTCATGACGGAGCTGGGTTTGGACAAGCAGCTGGGCTGAGCTCGCACCATGAATTCAGCAAGCTGCTccacactgcagctgctgaacaACTCCGGGAACGCTTGATTTCCTGTCCTGAAGAAGAGTAAAGAGATTTCAGCTTTGCAAAatattcaatacatttttaaaaacagtttttacacATTATGGCCAAAAGCATGTGGACACCTgaacgtaacacacacatctgctgcTATAACAGTCTCCACTCCACAGGGGGTGTGCTCATACTTTCATATGTGCAATCTGAATGTACATAATGTTCTAGCTGAAATATGATACTTCCAAACAAACGGCACAAAAAATCAGCAACAGAGAGCAAACAGTCTGCTTGCAGTGACATCCTTACTTGAGCTTTTCTGCCATCACACAGTTCCCGCTGCTGTAAGACGGACCACACATACAACCTGCGGCATCATGTGACAAGCCAAAATTATGTCCCATCTCATGAGCGATGGTGGAGGCGAGGCCTATTGGGTTATCATGGTGATCCTGGAAGAGAAATGCAGAGATGTTGCTTTAAATTCAGCAATATGTATCATAAAATACCAAATACACTATCTTCATCTCGAGTTGTTAAAGGATTGATGTAAGTTAGGAGTCATTATTCATACCTGATTGACTCCCCCTGAGTTTTCAGTACACATGGCAAACTTATTTGCCAGTCCAACTGTGTCTCCGTCAAAGTCTTTGCCACTGTTGAGGGATAAAGTGTAACATCAGGTCAAACTGGCAGCATTACTGTGTTTAACATCTGCACAGACATCTAAGACTAATCCTCACGTCACAAATTGGGCATTGTCGTGCTTCGTCCTCTGCAGAAGATCGGCCTGACGCCACAGGAGGAAATTGTCCAGGGTAGTCTCCGAATTAATGTCAACGGCAATGTAGTCTCTGTAGGTCCAAATCTCCAAGCCCACCAGCATGACATGGATGTTCAGAGGTCGATACAGCtgcaggcagaggaggagacgtTAGTCCGGAGTAAATGCGCTGAGAGCTGTCGGTTAAGAGCACTGATAGCACAACCCAAGGGAAAAAAAGCTTTGAAGCGAAGATTACCTTGTCAACGTGATTTATAACTCCAAGAACACGGGATTTAGTCTCACTTCCATATCGTTTATactggaggaagagaagagacaaacatGATCAGATTCATATATCCAGCGATGTATCCATTTCCTGCCGCTTAAGCAAGGTAGTCCAGACATTCCTCTCCCCAACAACTTGGTCATGGCCGTAAAACCTCCAAAGGGAGGCACCCAGGAGGCCCCCTGGAAAAGGCTCAAATAAGCACCGGCTCTACTCTGAGCTCCATCCGGACGTCTGAGCTCCTCACCCTAATCTAAGGGTGAGCCCAGCAACCCAACAGAGGAAACTCATTTTGGCCATTTGTATCCATGACACATTCTTTCTCATTCTTTCCATCACCCCCCTCCAGGTTTCTCCATCGTTGCCCATGCTAGCGTTAAAGTCCCTCAGCAGAACTATAGAGTCCCTAGGTGGTATCCTTTTCAGGATCCCAACAAGAGACACCAAGAAGGCCGGATACTCTGAACTGCTGTTCAGGGCATTAGCACAAACAGAGACTTCCTCTCCGTAACTCGTAGTTGCTTACAGGCGACCCTCTCCTCAGAGGCTTGTGAGCACCCAACCGACCCCTCAACCTCCGTGTGGAGGTGAGCCCAACTATATTGAGTTGGTAACGCTCCACCTCCTGCAGTAGCTCCGGTTACTAAGGATTCTAAGCTTCTAATTATGTGGCGTTCTACATCTTTAGAAATCTGTGATGCCAGCAGTCAGCACGCCGGCGTCCCTGCCTTTGCCTGCCGACCACCTGACCCCACTTGTCTACCCCTGCAGGCGGGCGGCAACTCCATGTAGTTCTTTCACACTGTACCCAACCCCGTTGGTCAAGGCCTAGCCACCAGACCAGATTCATTTAGTGGTGGAAATTATAGTTGTGAAGGAATCAAAATAAGATATTTACCTCAGTATTGTCCACCACCACAAACAGCTCGACAAACCTCTGTGGACCTTCAATGGTTTTAGTTTtctaaagaaaaataagaaacagaAGTCCAACTTTCATATGAATAACTATTAATGAACCATACATTTGTTTATGGTACTTACTATAAAACCATATCCATGTCACCTACCCATGATCTGGACCTGAAGAGGCCAGAGACCCGCGggtcctggtcctggtcctgCATGGTGGTGTTGGACGAGGAGCCACAGCCGGGGCTGCCGCTGATGTTCAGGTCCTCCCGTCTATAAACTGCATGCTCATCATCCTCAGACTGTCCCAGAGGCTCTATCAGGTAAACCTGCTTCTGGGCTCTAACAaagccactacacacacaggaaacacaaagacaaaaacagcttTCAAACAGAGGACATTCAAAGTGGCAAAGGAATGCATCAGaaccatttttaaaaacataataaaatggaaaataaaatgtaaatgtgtagtaATAGGATAAGGTTCCCCAAATGCAATAGTATATCTGCACAAGTTTCAAAAACACCTTGAAAAACTAACTGATTACTAAATATCACGAAGTAACACATTTCACAGGTTTAGTTTTTCTTGAGAAACTCTTAGCGGAGAAAATGTAAGTGGCAAATTACAAATAGGAAGTGTAAAGCTTTAAACATATCCAGATGTTCTTACCTAATGCCCGAACATATTCCAACACTGACTGAAGAGTCCTTCATGCCTTCAACATGGCCGTGATAGTAGCAGTGCTCCTGGACGGATATACAGTCATCAGATTAAAGATTACAGAGTGTTCGATTACTCACAAAgggtttctttgtttttcattttttgttaGGAATTGTAGATTTTCATGTTCACTTAAACTCCATAGTACTGATAAGGTGAAATGAGAGGTTTCTCAATATATAACTTTCAAGTTTGCAGATACAAATGTAgaattatattttgtgtaaCTTCATTTGTATGTTTGAAAATCCTGCAATAAATGCAACCTAAGATTATATCAAGTGCTAAGGTTTAAACtagttattcatttaattgatacattttttgtatataaaaaaagagaaaaacacctAATGTCCCAACCATCACTTTCAACTACTctattcattaattattaaactaatcttttttttctaccaACACCTGTGTAGTAATTTGTCTTTTTGCTTCAGAGGtcaattcaaattaaaatctCACCTCATTTGGTGATGCAGTCACACGTTTTCCATCTTCTGAATAGTGTGTTTCAGTGTAGCCTCTACCAATAAGATTCCTATAAAATGCAGGTGGAACAAATTGTAACAgaaggttttctttttcatacattaaaatacatgttcAAGTGGATCTgaaattcaaatttaaaaatgaaagacattagattaaaaaaaagattgttcaCCTGTTTTTTTCCAGATGAATTGTGTGGTTCCTCCCTTCAATGGCCAACTTGTACTGAACCAGATCaggaaaaagctgaaggaaATTGTTCGTCAGTCACATGTCAACTACAAATAACTGTAACAATTAGACTCCTTTACAGCACTGGAAGAAGCTTTCACATCCTTTACTtaaaaagtagcaataccacagtgataaaaaaacaaacaaacataggTTTTACTACagataaaagtcctgcattccagtttaagtaaaaatacacaagttttatcagcaaaatgtgcttaaagtataaaaagtattcattgtgcaCAATGCCCCGTGGAATaatgttgtattattttatatcatagGCTATTATGAAATTATTGTTAATGATGCAGATGTGCACCCGTGACCAATTCTGattgataaatataaatattaatctTCACAGAGcgctgttgatgttttttttctccaacgCGCAGCTAATACAGTTaatacagcagcagcttcactgaatTGAGACAAGCAAATGAATTATTTACTGTGCATAGACAGAGAAACAGTGTAATGTTATTGGAGATATGACAGTATGCTGCTACCTTCAGGCTACAGCTGTTTCCTGTTCTAACCAAAGTAGCACGACACAGCTTACACGGCTCGACTTACAGCTGAGGCAGCTTTCTTACTATGAGCATTAATACATTCTGGTCCAGACTCAACAATGAGCTCCTACACATGTAAATGAGTATGCCACTAACTAAGAACCAAGATTCTGCAGGGCAGTCACAGGTCAACTTATCTCAACAGGAAGGTGAGAaagttgtattttataaaaaaaaagagagaaaaggggttCAAAGCTTTATATGGAAGTTTTCTAaaattctgttttgtttttgttttttatttgaaatataagCATTAAGTTCATTGTACGAGGActcattttatttatgctaAAGATAGCTATTTGTTTTGCATaagtattattatgatttaaaCAGGCCGTCAGGACTTCCCTAAAGTTGCGATGTCAcaactatatatactataggtAGAAAGTGCCGCTACAGTGCCATTAGTCTTTCCCCGGCTGCATGACGGTGCAGAGACACCGAGAACGCAGATAAAGACGACCCGGAAACATTGACCAATGGCAGCAGAGGTGTGAAAACAGGCATATTCaaacagacagtatgagaaaaataaagtgttgttttgaacattaaagcatgtaaaaatGTTCTAGTAGAAAACCAAAATAccaatctgaatctgaaaacagaCATGATATGTCCACTTTAATCTATAACACAGTGGCATGAGGGAGGACATGTGAGGTGTAGTCACCTGGTTGTCCTGCAGgctcctcttctgtctccccTGAAGTCTCTGAGGTGTGACCACTTCATATCTCTCCACATGACACAACATCCCAGAGCTCTGCACGAGACAAGCTATACACAACAAACACTGTTTCACaattcacatttacacaaaacatCAGAACTAACTTTAAACTGCATTGTTATCTGCTTGCCAGACTTCATTGAAACCATCCACACATCCTGGTTATATTTACTCTTTTCAGTGGTGGAGTAAGTACATgtactcaaatactgtacttaagtacgaatttgatgtatttgtactttactttaatcttTTATACGTACTTCTATTCCACTAcatgacagagagaaatatagTACTGTTTACTTCATTACATGTATTTGACAGCACTTTACAAATGAAGATTTATACAGACAAATCATATGAAGAGtctataaaatatgatgctttgTTATCAATTAAACTCCCGAACATTACAGCTAAAACtattagtcgattaatcaattagtcgattagcaaattaattgaaaatgatCGTCGAAAAATGATCGTTTAAGTAATTTTTCCTGTAAATCATTTCATGGTCCAAGATGGTTCcatgatgaaaataaaagttaatgaGTAAAGATGCAAATGaaaattagctccacctcaaccaacaGTCAAATCCTACTTTTACACTAATACacgagtaataataatctaatgatacTTGTATTTGAGCAATATCTTCAATGCATACATTTGACTTGTTACAGAGTATTTTACAGTTTTGTAAAAGTAATTCTACTTAAGATAAATAAAGGATCTACATACTTCCTTCACCACTGCGGACAGCACATGGACAGCTGCTTATCTACGCTCTCTTGTCAAATATCCTTAAAGGTTTGTTGTACTCAACCTGGAAAATGCCGGGAAACTATTTTCTcctttaaaaaagtattttatttaaagtgtaaaCCTACCCCATGTCAGCCACAGTGAGACCATGTTCGCTCCCATGATGGTGCGCTCTGCTCGGTCTGCTCCGCTCAGTCCCTCACCGTGAATCATCGACGCCAGCGTCTCTTCCGTTAAAGCTCCGCCTCAGTTACTTCTTATCGCCCCCCCTGCATTTTTACCGGAATAAAACCGTCAAGGGAGCTACAAACAGACTTCcggtgaaataaaacatgtcaaaataaaatcattgtACTGATGATCAACGTAAGCACTTTGTACATTAACTTAGTTAGCTAATAATACTTTTAACTATACATTTGATAacgtaaattattattattattattaataataataataataataataataaaaagaagaagctttatttgtatagcacctttcatacaagaattgcagcccaaagtgcttcacagcaaaaacataacaattagtacaagattagacagaataagagcatttacataacaataatcacagtgtagatgtaaatgagtctgaagtaccattataaaaatagtataaaatagcagaattcaaatagtataaaataacattcattacactattcttgtaaatgttttaaactatcagagctatattttgaaagcatgagatcaacaatgggcccctgtggcctttcaactggtttactccctttgctacacattcctggtagtcttcccgtttcataaacaaaccccggtttgttaagttttatgaaatctatcggttaaagcctgtttttctccaataatcttacacatttatcagagaaacttcctctttttcccgtggtaacacagtctatttgatctcaggtttttcaagaatacacactgaaatgtatcgaagttacctttacacattcaatgttaaaccagttatagcaaaaatgaacagtacagaatgaaataatttaaattagtttaaagtgacATAGAATAGCAGCATTAATTGTGttaataaaatatcaccattaaaaggctaaagtaaagagattagatttttaaaagtctttacagaataaaagcatttagtaaaatattaaaaggctaatagtaaaaagatagcagctttaataaaagcatttgagtttaaagtggcataaagtagcagcattaaagattgtataaaatatcaccattaaaagcctaagtaaaaagatatgtttttagcttacttttgaagatactgagcgagcttgcctccctaatgtctgcaggtaaagtgttccatagctttggtgcataattgcaaaaggctgcatccccgattttcttttggatgtttcttggaacatttaataaaccagtagtagATGATCGCagtgttcttgggggcacataccttattagagagttggcagtgtaacttggtccggttccatttagggctttgtatacaagaaggaagaccttaaagtcaattctaaaagtgccagtgtagagcggctaacactggactgatgtggtctctcctcttggttctagtcagcagcctcgctgcagcgttttggatgagctgaagtctctccgttgtttttttttgggaggccggtaaagagtgcattacagtaatcgagttggcttgagataaaagcatggattagtttttcagcatccttttgatttataaattgtctgattttagctatatttctaaggtggaagaattatgtttttgtcaccttgtttatgtgggatttaaagcttagatctgagtctatgataacaccaagacttgtaacttcaggtttaatccaaGGATCCATGTTATTCAGTATCATCTCTCTATTTtgctacaggacctactagtaggatttcggttttgttctcatttaattttaagaaatgattgctcatccatttatttatttattgctaacagacaggtggtgatggagttaatagctgtagtatcatttggttcagcagagatgtacagctgtgtgtcatccgcgtagctatggaagcacacattgtgttctctaatgatgtcccccagtggtagcatgtatagggagaacagtaatggaccgaggcagctcccttgtggaactccaaagtggacatcatgcttctctgacacatgatctccaagtctgacaaaatactttctccctttgatatatgttctgaaccagtttaatacacagtcagagagaccaaccagtttttctagactaGGATTAGGATGTTATGGCCgatctagcaggataagaattgagaccttgtttgtgtcagagtttagtctgacgtcactaattattttagtaagAGCAGTTTTggtgctgtggcatgctctggagcctgattgaaattcctgcaggatgttgttttctttaagaaaggagtttaatTGGACCGAGACTactttttctagtattttgctgatgaatggaaggttagatattgacCTATAGTTGGTTAGCGTATTACTGTCCAGGTTatgtttctttagcaagggttttacaacggctgttttgaaggcgtctgggaagatgcccgttagaagagacgtgtttataatatttaggacgtgacttgtAATGCTGTCGAATGgagagattctgtcagtggatttctttttgacctttaatggaacaacagtatccagggtagatgacaaggtgttgtttagattttcaaccatgagatttaggagcagtctgagcatggctcatatgatctcatgatgttagagaatgtttcctctgctgtgtcatctagtattctttttttgaccactgtctctcttttggtctttgttaagagtaggttagcatcaaaaaacacacagtgatggtcagatattggtaattcgattactgagaccttatcgatgtccagccttgtcgttatcactaagtctagcgtgctaccatgctgatgagtgggttcactgatattttgttttagatcgtagctgtctagtaacttttcaagttcaatagtcttgggatcattcttcttatttacgtgaatatttaggtctccatgcaggattattctttcacatctagtgatgctgagtgaaatcagctctgagaattcctgtagaaatagttctgaatattttggtggcctgtacaatgtgatgattagtaaatatataaatagttctgctt contains:
- the adam8b gene encoding zinc metalloproteinase-disintegrin-like atrase-A yields the protein MIHGEGLSGADRAERTIMGANMVSLWLTWACLVQSSGMLCHVERYEVVTPQRLQGRQKRSLQDNQLFPDLVQYKLAIEGRNHTIHLEKNRNLIGRGYTETHYSEDGKRVTASPNEEHCYYHGHVEGMKDSSVSVGICSGISGFVRAQKQVYLIEPLGQSEDDEHAVYRREDLNISGSPGCGSSSNTTMQDQDQDPRVSGLFRSRSWKTKTIEGPQRFVELFVVVDNTEYKRYGSETKSRVLGVINHVDKLYRPLNIHVMLVGLEIWTYRDYIAVDINSETTLDNFLLWRQADLLQRTKHDNAQFVTGKDFDGDTVGLANKFAMCTENSGGVNQDHHDNPIGLASTIAHEMGHNFGLSHDAAGCMCGPSYSSGNCVMAEKLKTGNQAFPELFSSCSVEQLAEFMVRAQPSCLSKPSSVMTVAAGPSCGNNLVDPGEECDCGTVEECKNLCCDASTCRLTEGSQCAHGQCCNNCQFKLAGSECRKLASDCDLPEYCTGASEDCPEDSFEMNGKPCYDQAQGYCYDGQCPTHQQHCWRLFGPEARVGPDICFNLNRRGEEGANCGGNKFGYTRCTTQNLKCGTIFCGGGGESITGKRAAYTVHNIECKLAVDDDKTRKIDMVPKGTKCGPNKVCLDNRCVEMSIYGKKEDCAKKCNNNGVCNHKKECHCNPGWAPPYCDIQYADLPQGQSGIIAGVCAALAILLLITAVTAGLMCCKKDNRDNYTSKRKVHSATDKLNPMFQEPSVKDRPQISQPTFLESTASQACTPLIVTVSPSRAPPQPPKKLSSVSPTSQAEPATPLPPCKHLPLLSKTQFNAAKPSPPPVPPVKPSPPPAARVKPCSPPPPPAKPQVLRLA